One Actinomycetota bacterium genomic window carries:
- a CDS encoding sce7726 family protein, with translation MEKVSVCAPASDIGPVYARFFSSGVLRELAHKGHSTIAARLARQCHLFDQFGSEMAVGDFYDAIFKRLTRDYRHEYIYKNAIAEKILLGKHNLNTAFMLMEFRADDCIADAVVLNGTSHVYEIKSEMDSFDRLDRQLAAYQKMFDFITIITTERLYKVVNERIPKEVGIMVLADGRYQFRRNTCRREAISNKYNVDPIVIFNSLQRREYLRIIKKELGASLTHYPNTQIYGEAKKYFEQLTPELAHDAMVETLKNRSDTLRVADFVDVVPSSLKAAALSMRLTREERNRFIGLLHKGIASVFA, from the coding sequence GTGGAAAAAGTATCGGTTTGTGCGCCTGCGTCCGATATTGGTCCCGTGTATGCCCGGTTTTTTTCCTCTGGGGTGCTCAGGGAGCTGGCACATAAAGGCCATTCGACTATAGCGGCCCGGTTGGCGAGGCAATGTCATCTCTTTGACCAGTTTGGATCAGAAATGGCAGTGGGGGATTTCTATGACGCCATTTTCAAACGGTTGACCCGCGATTACCGTCACGAATATATCTATAAAAATGCTATTGCTGAAAAAATCCTGCTAGGCAAGCACAATCTAAACACTGCTTTCATGTTAATGGAGTTTCGTGCCGACGATTGCATAGCCGATGCGGTTGTACTGAATGGAACTTCCCATGTTTATGAAATCAAATCGGAGATGGACAGCTTTGACCGGCTCGACCGCCAGCTTGCCGCGTATCAAAAGATGTTTGATTTCATAACAATCATCACTACTGAACGGCTCTACAAAGTGGTCAATGAGCGGATTCCGAAGGAAGTGGGTATCATGGTGCTTGCCGATGGCAGGTATCAATTCAGGCGGAACACATGTCGCCGAGAGGCAATCAGCAATAAATACAATGTCGACCCGATTGTTATTTTCAACTCATTGCAAAGGCGGGAATACCTAAGGATTATCAAAAAAGAGTTGGGGGCATCGTTGACACATTATCCCAATACCCAGATTTACGGTGAGGCAAAGAAATATTTCGAGCAACTAACGCCTGAGTTAGCCCATGATGCTATGGTTGAGACACTTAAGAACCGCAGTGATACATTGCGGGTGGCTGACTTTGTTGACGTTGTTCCCAGCAGTCTAAAAGCAGCCGCGTTATCAATGCGACTGACAAGAGAAGAGCGCAACAGATTCATAGGTCTACTGCACAAAGGCATTGCATCGGTATTTGCATAG
- a CDS encoding sce7725 family protein, whose product MYYPFIRGKQFELVMLREMAPRIAEWGFVPIIEPVKGNFPALKKALDQLIEQNCRFIIITNPSVGELTADSSALRTEIFDEHLCDYNNFSIGFNLSATDTNDTAKRLFEMHDRNIAIIHNGFSDGKALSELIEEKNPTITEHVFVEQQSSTMLYRKHFKGMKRIIVKDGFESRINREYPPSEPFSELYLTFEDMGCDGFGDFLIVGSDFREGGGPAYAIAIHLTYADSDADDAIAIKHYISDQTDTPKDPAGKFLEALRKLVDDVRGVNSPVFRSTAIEAYMQLYSDQHFPGLGYVKKLSMQHHIELMAHLLFSEA is encoded by the coding sequence ATGTACTATCCATTTATTCGTGGTAAACAATTTGAGCTTGTTATGCTTCGTGAAATGGCGCCCAGGATTGCGGAATGGGGCTTTGTGCCGATTATTGAACCGGTAAAGGGAAATTTCCCCGCACTGAAGAAAGCGCTTGACCAGCTTATTGAACAGAATTGCCGTTTTATTATTATTACGAATCCGAGTGTTGGAGAATTGACCGCAGATAGTTCTGCGTTACGTACCGAAATCTTTGATGAACATCTTTGTGATTACAATAACTTTTCAATCGGCTTTAATCTGTCCGCAACAGATACAAACGACACAGCGAAAAGACTCTTTGAGATGCATGATAGAAACATCGCTATTATCCATAACGGTTTTTCTGATGGTAAAGCGCTATCCGAACTGATCGAAGAAAAAAATCCAACAATAACTGAGCATGTGTTTGTCGAACAACAGAGTTCAACAATGCTCTACCGCAAGCACTTTAAGGGTATGAAAAGAATTATCGTAAAAGACGGATTCGAAAGTCGCATCAATCGAGAATATCCGCCCTCAGAACCGTTTTCTGAGCTTTATCTAACCTTTGAAGACATGGGATGCGATGGTTTTGGTGACTTCTTAATAGTCGGAAGTGATTTCAGAGAGGGTGGTGGTCCAGCCTACGCCATCGCGATTCATCTAACTTATGCAGATTCGGATGCAGACGATGCTATAGCAATCAAGCATTATATATCCGATCAAACTGATACCCCTAAAGATCCGGCTGGAAAATTTCTCGAAGCGCTCAGAAAACTTGTTGATGATGTGCGGGGCGTTAATTCGCCAGTTTTCAGATCAACAGCCATAGAGGCGTATATGCAGCTTTACAGTGATCAGCATTTTCCAGGTTTAGGATATGTGAAAAAGCTCTCTATGCAGCACCATATCGAATTGATGGCGCATCTCTTATTTTCGGAGGCATAA